In Blautia wexlerae DSM 19850, a single window of DNA contains:
- a CDS encoding recombinase family protein — translation MMNDVRAGKINCILVKDFSRFGRNYIETGNYLEKILPFMKVRFISVCDNYDSFAPGAKNQELSMNIKNLVNDAYAKDISAKERAAKRIAQKNGEYVGSTAPYGYCVEKINGICKLIVEPEAAKIVRRIFEEYASGDGIQSIIDRLFEDRVHRISDYNQYHHVYCQDGENLHQWGNSSIRAVLNRNNYYGDLVQRKYESRFQRGEKWCDILDQSQWIITPNAHEPIISRELFDKAQVRLKVAQQKATKTTVGWEEDERAFYNVLYCGDCKRKMCTRRYRGNVYYFCNAAWYRDERKCSHKSISEEKLQKIVRSELTRQFQLSDLRKKDMSAISSAVFLTKIKEIQAEIRKLDADMERRSEKLAQAFMQYKEGELSKEAYIEMKDDRNNWKVFCEERKKSLEQTIRKLEKQQKKEARFLRSLLELDGTTRINAELAESLIESMYLYGDNRLEINFGFKGAVEYE, via the coding sequence ATGATGAATGATGTCAGGGCAGGTAAAATAAACTGTATTCTGGTAAAGGATTTCTCACGATTTGGAAGAAATTACATTGAAACTGGTAACTATCTGGAAAAGATTCTTCCTTTTATGAAAGTGCGATTTATTTCTGTATGTGACAACTATGATTCATTTGCACCGGGTGCTAAGAATCAGGAATTATCCATGAATATCAAGAATTTGGTGAATGATGCTTATGCAAAAGACATTTCCGCAAAAGAACGGGCGGCGAAACGTATTGCACAAAAAAACGGTGAATATGTGGGATCTACAGCTCCATACGGATATTGTGTGGAAAAGATAAATGGAATTTGTAAGTTGATTGTGGAACCGGAAGCTGCAAAGATTGTCCGCAGGATTTTTGAAGAATATGCTTCGGGAGATGGCATACAGAGCATTATTGACAGGCTGTTTGAGGATAGGGTACATCGGATTTCGGACTATAACCAATATCATCATGTGTACTGTCAGGATGGAGAGAATCTTCATCAGTGGGGAAATTCTTCGATACGTGCGGTTTTAAATCGAAATAATTATTATGGTGATCTGGTTCAGAGAAAATACGAATCCAGATTTCAAAGAGGTGAAAAATGGTGTGACATACTGGACCAGAGTCAGTGGATTATTACGCCAAATGCTCATGAGCCGATTATCAGCAGAGAACTGTTTGACAAAGCACAGGTCAGGTTAAAAGTAGCACAACAGAAAGCAACAAAAACTACAGTAGGATGGGAAGAGGATGAAAGAGCATTTTACAATGTATTGTATTGTGGAGATTGTAAGCGAAAAATGTGTACACGTAGATACAGAGGCAATGTGTATTACTTTTGCAATGCTGCCTGGTATCGGGATGAAAGAAAATGTAGTCACAAATCTATTTCCGAAGAGAAGCTGCAGAAAATTGTCCGTTCAGAGCTGACCAGACAGTTTCAGTTATCTGACTTACGGAAAAAGGATATGTCTGCTATAAGCAGTGCAGTATTTCTTACCAAAATCAAAGAAATTCAAGCAGAGATCAGGAAACTGGATGCAGATATGGAAAGACGTTCAGAAAAACTGGCACAGGCATTTATGCAATATAAAGAGGGCGAACTTTCCAAAGAAGCCTATATAGAAATGAAAGATGACCGTAATAACTGGAAAGTGTTCTGTGAAGAGAGGAAGAAGTCTCTGGAGCAGACTATACGTAAACTGGAAAAACAGCAGAAAAAAGAAGCCAGATTTTTACGAAGTCTGTTGGAACTGGATGGGACAACCAGAATCAATGCGGAACTTGCGGAGAGCCTGATTGAAAGTATGTATCTATATGGTGATAACAGACTGGAAATCAACTTCGGGTTTAAGGGGGCGGTAGAATATGAGTAA
- a CDS encoding RloB family protein — protein sequence MNRPKNNKIRRPQFLCIVGCEGKNQERIYFDKVAELVNCVEERTHDLVFDYAEPYGGNPKCVVERTIQKSIGKENKVSVFDYDGKKDKYEEAIDLAIENKIELGYTNYCFDLWLILHKEDYFDIVQNQDAYADKLRQVFGLAADANIKKEKRVTEIVNQIGLSDIKNAIQRGKKISEDNQGKEANKTPKENRYYDNPDTQMHVLLQFLFAKVGINIDALG from the coding sequence TTGAATCGTCCAAAGAACAATAAAATACGAAGACCACAATTCCTCTGCATTGTAGGATGTGAGGGAAAAAACCAGGAAAGAATATATTTTGATAAAGTAGCAGAATTAGTGAATTGCGTTGAAGAAAGAACGCATGATTTAGTATTTGATTATGCGGAACCATATGGCGGAAATCCTAAGTGTGTGGTAGAACGAACTATTCAGAAATCTATTGGTAAGGAAAACAAAGTATCTGTTTTTGATTATGACGGAAAAAAGGATAAGTATGAAGAAGCAATAGATTTGGCAATAGAAAATAAGATTGAATTAGGATATACAAATTATTGTTTTGATTTATGGCTGATTCTTCATAAAGAAGACTATTTTGATATAGTACAAAATCAGGATGCATATGCTGATAAATTACGACAAGTTTTTGGGTTAGCAGCAGATGCAAACATAAAAAAAGAAAAAAGGGTAACGGAAATAGTCAATCAAATCGGATTATCTGATATAAAGAATGCAATTCAAAGGGGTAAAAAAATATCAGAGGATAATCAGGGTAAAGAGGCAAATAAAACGCCAAAAGAAAACAGATATTATGATAATCCAGATACGCAAATGCATGTGTTGCTACAATTTTTATTTGCGAAAGTAGGAATAAATATTGACGCATTAGGATAG
- a CDS encoding recombinase family protein: MSNQKLIIGYYRLSMEDDSEGESNSIINQRKLVKDYISNIPELASMPFQEFYDDGYSGSSMERPAIKQVLELARENKVQCIVVKDFSRFARNYIEMGTYLEQIFPFLGVRFISISDRYDSKDYKGKSSDIEVQFKGLIADFYVKDQSVKVKAAVNTRRGKGEYCCGSAPYGYRINPENKKELVIVEDEAEVIRRVFELTNQRYSKMEICRLFNEEGVLTPLQSMSRRQKSDSKKAASRGLQWTSDMIRKIVDDKTYIGCMVYGKTKIPDPGTGKEVPVPRNQWKVMENHHEPIVSKEVFEKAQSLQIRYTKKSKFDRETTLLGGYVKCGNCRRSLTSSSPIHGHILYSCAYSKGKEDTGCFAGKADNKMLEHIVLAEIKAYLRQNISQEQMQQSMRKQHEDSIEAYKTESADCEKCQEQIKIQNRQNYEKYHEGQMNQNQFMEAKKQLEEERERLQKRVQELDELINDEKEILMKKNVPVEQMLKYLGYENLTREMLEEYVQGIYVYDDGRVGVEYK, from the coding sequence ATGAGTAATCAGAAACTGATTATTGGATATTACCGTCTTTCCATGGAAGATGATTCAGAGGGAGAAAGCAACAGCATTATCAATCAGAGAAAACTGGTAAAAGATTATATTTCCAATATTCCGGAACTGGCTTCTATGCCATTTCAGGAGTTCTACGACGATGGATATTCTGGTTCTAGTATGGAGCGTCCGGCAATTAAACAGGTTTTGGAGCTTGCCAGAGAGAATAAAGTGCAGTGCATTGTGGTAAAAGATTTTTCACGTTTTGCCAGAAACTATATTGAGATGGGAACTTATCTGGAGCAGATTTTTCCATTCCTGGGAGTACGATTCATTTCTATCTCAGACCGATATGATTCTAAAGATTATAAAGGAAAGAGTTCAGACATCGAAGTACAGTTTAAAGGATTGATCGCAGACTTCTATGTGAAAGATCAGTCTGTAAAGGTAAAGGCAGCAGTCAACACCAGACGGGGAAAAGGTGAGTATTGTTGTGGTTCTGCACCTTATGGGTATCGAATCAATCCAGAAAATAAGAAAGAACTGGTGATTGTAGAGGACGAAGCGGAAGTGATTCGCAGAGTATTTGAACTGACCAATCAGCGATATTCAAAGATGGAGATTTGTCGGTTGTTTAATGAAGAGGGGGTACTGACTCCCTTGCAGTCTATGAGTAGACGACAGAAATCAGACAGCAAGAAAGCTGCATCAAGAGGACTGCAGTGGACGAGTGATATGATACGGAAGATTGTGGATGATAAAACTTATATAGGCTGTATGGTCTATGGAAAAACAAAGATTCCAGATCCCGGAACTGGGAAAGAAGTACCGGTACCGAGAAATCAGTGGAAAGTGATGGAAAATCATCACGAGCCGATTGTATCAAAAGAAGTTTTTGAAAAAGCACAGTCCCTTCAGATCAGATACACCAAGAAAAGCAAATTTGACAGGGAAACAACACTATTAGGTGGCTATGTAAAATGCGGGAATTGTCGCAGAAGCCTGACTTCAAGCAGTCCGATTCATGGTCATATTCTTTATAGCTGTGCTTACAGTAAAGGAAAAGAAGATACAGGATGTTTCGCCGGGAAAGCGGATAACAAAATGCTGGAGCATATCGTGCTGGCAGAAATAAAGGCTTACTTACGTCAGAATATCAGCCAAGAACAGATGCAGCAATCCATGAGAAAACAGCATGAGGACAGTATAGAAGCCTATAAGACGGAAAGTGCAGATTGTGAAAAGTGTCAAGAACAAATAAAAATCCAGAACCGCCAGAACTATGAGAAGTATCACGAGGGACAGATGAACCAGAACCAGTTTATGGAAGCCAAGAAGCAGTTGGAAGAAGAAAGAGAACGACTGCAGAAACGTGTACAGGAACTGGATGAGTTGATAAACGACGAGAAAGAAATCCTGATGAAAAAGAATGTTCCGGTGGAGCAAATGTTGAAGTATTTAGGCTATGAGAATCTGACACGAGAGATGCTGGAAGAATATGTGCAGGGAATATATGTGTATGATGACGGGAGAGTGGGGGTGGAGTATAAATAG
- a CDS encoding AAA family ATPase — protein MMYNYIKKWKGDAKKMLLNFKMENFRSFKDETFFTMLSSKQKTHNDYVIDKSVNGNKLRVLPMTVIYGANACGKSNIVLAMDILKKMVMKGTLNCKELESYKSMLSFIRDTSWYDPVSLEITFSTQNNIYRYGIKFTDIDVYKIEEEVLYVNDDLFFSRDDENQIYVDVKKLVKKGYINKDDADFSERLIHKLNQTLDKQKLVVAGAISNLFDKKYFEDFNLWFEKFNVIMNANDMNFRQKDLKTIFNKKPDKDIRRNIFESASVKEVMNIAEFGNQKIGFMAETDNDELSMCSMYQVPLRKDEQPQKKYAISMIVDSELMESRGTIHLIRLLQPFIDVLDNGGVIVLDEMDASLHFEIVVSLIRIFNNKDINKNNAQLIFNTHNPIYLDGELLRHDQIVMVEKRRNDMVSEIYSLADYKLRPEERILKNYLNGKYGALPHMDLEIAFKHILEREANNLESSKEQ, from the coding sequence ATGATGTATAATTATATAAAGAAATGGAAAGGAGATGCAAAAAAAATGTTGTTAAACTTTAAAATGGAAAACTTTAGGTCATTTAAAGATGAGACTTTTTTTACAATGCTTTCAAGTAAACAGAAAACGCATAATGATTATGTGATAGATAAAAGTGTAAATGGTAATAAGTTAAGAGTATTACCAATGACTGTCATTTATGGAGCAAATGCATGTGGAAAATCCAACATTGTGTTGGCAATGGATATATTAAAAAAAATGGTTATGAAAGGAACCTTAAATTGCAAAGAGCTGGAATCTTATAAAAGTATGTTATCTTTTATTAGAGATACAAGTTGGTATGATCCGGTTTCTTTAGAAATTACATTTTCCACTCAAAATAATATTTATAGATACGGAATTAAGTTTACGGATATTGATGTATATAAAATTGAAGAAGAGGTTCTTTATGTTAATGATGACTTGTTCTTTTCACGAGATGATGAAAATCAAATTTATGTGGATGTAAAGAAATTAGTAAAAAAAGGTTATATTAATAAGGATGATGCGGATTTTTCTGAACGCTTGATTCACAAATTGAACCAGACATTGGATAAACAAAAGTTAGTTGTAGCAGGTGCAATTAGCAATTTGTTTGATAAAAAATATTTTGAGGATTTTAATTTATGGTTTGAAAAATTTAATGTTATTATGAATGCAAATGACATGAATTTTAGACAAAAAGACTTAAAGACGATATTTAATAAAAAACCAGATAAAGATATTCGTAGAAATATTTTCGAAAGTGCCTCAGTTAAAGAAGTTATGAATATAGCTGAGTTTGGAAATCAAAAAATTGGATTTATGGCAGAAACAGATAATGATGAATTATCTATGTGTTCAATGTATCAAGTACCATTAAGAAAAGATGAGCAACCACAAAAAAAATATGCAATATCCATGATTGTAGATTCAGAGCTGATGGAATCGAGAGGAACTATCCATTTGATTAGATTGTTACAACCGTTTATAGATGTTTTAGATAATGGCGGGGTCATTGTTTTGGATGAAATGGATGCTTCATTGCATTTTGAAATTGTTGTATCGCTGATAAGAATTTTTAACAATAAAGATATCAATAAAAATAATGCTCAGTTAATTTTCAATACGCATAATCCAATATATTTAGACGGTGAATTGCTTAGACATGATCAAATTGTAATGGTTGAAAAGCGAAGGAATGATATGGTGAGCGAGATATATTCTTTAGCAGATTACAAATTACGTCCAGAAGAAAGAATATTAAAAAATTATTTGAATGGAAAATATGGAGCATTGCCACATATGGATTTGGAAATTGCATTTAAGCACATATTGGAAAGAGAGGCGAATAATCTTGAATCGTCCAAAGAACAATAA